From a single Candidatus Brevundimonas phytovorans genomic region:
- the addB gene encoding double-strand break repair protein AddB, which yields MSEGGRFDPFAGTGPRWRAVPAWRPFLEDLAAGVLDWLGDQTPETLTDATILLPNRRAARAFSSALGKLAGDRPVLLPQVRPLGDLEEDEPPFAPGELGLDLPPAIAPLTRRFEMARMIVEEFEPGLKPLRALEMADALGGFLDSCQLEEVSDLSRIAGLAEQDLAAHWQDSARFLGLAVEAWPRRLAALGLVDSAWRRATLLRRLAEAWDARPPSQPVIAAGSTGTVPAAADVLAAVARAPQGVVVLPGLDLDLADGVWDRIDDQHPQAALKALLTRADISRDQVRPWFKPAVEPRIEARGLARQRLINEALRPAEATDDWRAEIARLRADAAEAGQAADPIAEGLKGLSALSVRAEEEAAAAIALLMRETLETPGQTCALVTPDLDLSRRVEARLARWNIIPDASTGAPLSRMSAGVLVDLCARFIETPLKPQTLLGLIKHPLTRLDLDDTSLADAASALEEHALRGPRPRDWAEIQTRLEKAAEPGRGGQPLPKWKAARLSGARALAARLEALAAEALSTFTPTAAPDAAARALTALIEALAGQNAWAGPDGEAAASLLSALIDGGGSLGQVSRADFAALTAGLLGEETIRTGGATHPRLRILGAIEARLTRADRMILAGLEEGVWPRPAPVDPFLSRPMRKALGLPTPERRLGQTAQDFVQAACADEAILIHCERRGGQPAVRSRWLWRLEMLTRGADAPATPVAIPAPAGLADWTRALDAPPPGPARFAPRPMPRPPVERRPRSLYVTRIERWVRDPYAIYAQWVLGLNIMDRPGASAEAMARGNAVHKAIERMTLMWPHVLPDDCEAQIEQLLIEELTAHGFEDAAMARETPLAKNCARWLAGFEAERRARGVNLLIEQQGTMTFDAPAGPFTMKAYADRIEVGATGAAIMDFKTGGVPSGKQVKAGFAPQLTLTAAILADGGFKDTNGPVPADELTYVRVVGRKKAGEVAVRAAGPEAAALGEAALEGLKKRVARFDHPDTPYVSWAAPQFMGNYGGNYDHLARVWEWHVVGGEEGDSE from the coding sequence ATGTCGGAGGGGGGCCGCTTCGATCCGTTCGCCGGAACCGGGCCGCGCTGGCGCGCCGTGCCCGCCTGGCGGCCCTTCCTCGAAGACCTCGCGGCCGGCGTGCTTGACTGGCTCGGCGACCAGACGCCCGAGACCCTGACCGACGCCACCATCCTTCTGCCCAACCGCCGCGCCGCCCGCGCCTTCTCCTCGGCGCTGGGCAAGCTGGCCGGCGACCGCCCCGTCCTGCTGCCCCAGGTTCGCCCGCTCGGCGATCTGGAAGAGGACGAGCCCCCCTTCGCCCCCGGCGAACTGGGTCTGGACCTGCCCCCCGCCATCGCCCCCCTGACCCGCCGTTTCGAGATGGCGCGGATGATCGTCGAGGAGTTCGAGCCGGGCCTGAAACCCCTGCGCGCCCTCGAAATGGCCGACGCCCTGGGCGGCTTCCTCGACTCCTGCCAGCTGGAAGAAGTCTCCGACCTGTCGCGCATCGCCGGGCTGGCCGAACAGGATCTGGCCGCCCACTGGCAGGACAGCGCCCGCTTCCTCGGCCTCGCCGTCGAGGCCTGGCCCAGGCGGCTGGCCGCCCTCGGCCTGGTCGATTCCGCCTGGCGCCGCGCCACCCTGCTGCGCCGACTGGCCGAGGCCTGGGACGCCCGCCCGCCGTCGCAGCCCGTCATCGCCGCCGGTTCGACCGGCACCGTCCCCGCCGCCGCCGACGTCCTGGCCGCCGTGGCGCGCGCGCCGCAGGGCGTCGTCGTCCTGCCCGGCCTCGACCTCGATCTGGCCGACGGCGTCTGGGACCGCATCGACGACCAGCACCCGCAGGCCGCGCTGAAGGCCCTGCTGACCCGCGCGGACATCTCGCGCGATCAGGTCCGCCCCTGGTTCAAGCCTGCTGTCGAGCCGCGCATCGAGGCGCGTGGCCTGGCCCGCCAGCGCCTGATCAACGAAGCCCTGCGCCCCGCCGAGGCCACCGACGACTGGCGCGCCGAGATCGCCCGCCTGCGCGCCGACGCCGCCGAGGCCGGTCAGGCCGCCGACCCCATAGCCGAGGGCCTGAAGGGCCTGTCGGCGCTGTCCGTCCGCGCCGAGGAAGAAGCCGCCGCCGCCATCGCCCTGCTGATGCGCGAGACGCTGGAAACGCCCGGCCAGACCTGCGCCCTCGTCACCCCCGATCTGGACCTGTCGCGCCGCGTCGAGGCCCGGCTGGCGCGCTGGAACATCATCCCCGACGCCTCGACCGGCGCGCCCCTGTCGCGGATGAGCGCAGGCGTCCTGGTCGATCTCTGCGCCCGCTTCATCGAGACACCGCTAAAGCCCCAGACCCTGCTGGGCCTGATCAAGCATCCGCTGACCCGCCTCGACCTCGACGATACATCCTTGGCCGACGCCGCCTCGGCGCTGGAAGAACACGCCCTGCGCGGCCCGCGTCCGCGCGACTGGGCCGAGATCCAGACCCGCCTGGAGAAGGCCGCCGAACCCGGCCGCGGCGGCCAACCCCTGCCGAAATGGAAGGCCGCCCGCCTGTCCGGCGCCCGCGCCCTGGCCGCGCGGCTGGAAGCCCTCGCCGCCGAGGCCCTCTCCACATTCACGCCCACCGCCGCCCCCGACGCCGCCGCGCGCGCCCTGACCGCCCTGATCGAAGCCCTGGCCGGTCAGAACGCCTGGGCCGGTCCCGACGGCGAGGCCGCCGCCTCGCTGTTGTCGGCCCTGATCGACGGCGGCGGCTCGCTGGGTCAGGTCAGCCGCGCCGACTTCGCCGCCCTGACCGCCGGTCTGCTGGGCGAGGAAACCATCCGCACCGGCGGCGCCACCCATCCGCGCCTGCGGATTCTGGGCGCCATCGAGGCCCGCCTGACCCGCGCCGACCGCATGATCCTGGCCGGGCTGGAGGAAGGCGTCTGGCCTCGCCCCGCCCCCGTCGATCCCTTCCTGTCGCGTCCGATGCGCAAGGCCCTCGGCCTGCCCACGCCCGAGCGGCGTCTGGGCCAGACGGCTCAGGACTTCGTTCAGGCCGCCTGCGCCGATGAAGCCATCCTGATCCACTGCGAACGACGCGGCGGCCAGCCCGCCGTGCGCTCGCGCTGGCTGTGGCGCTTGGAGATGCTGACGCGCGGCGCCGACGCCCCCGCCACCCCGGTCGCCATACCGGCCCCCGCCGGTCTGGCCGACTGGACCCGCGCCCTGGACGCCCCGCCGCCCGGCCCCGCCCGCTTCGCCCCGCGTCCCATGCCGCGTCCGCCGGTCGAGCGCCGCCCGCGCAGCCTCTATGTCACCCGCATCGAACGCTGGGTGCGCGACCCCTACGCCATCTACGCCCAGTGGGTTCTGGGTCTGAACATCATGGACCGGCCCGGCGCCTCGGCCGAGGCGATGGCGCGCGGCAATGCGGTGCACAAGGCCATCGAGCGCATGACCCTGATGTGGCCCCACGTCCTGCCCGACGACTGCGAGGCTCAGATCGAGCAGCTGCTGATCGAGGAGCTGACCGCCCACGGCTTCGAGGACGCCGCCATGGCCCGCGAGACGCCGCTGGCGAAGAACTGCGCCCGCTGGCTGGCCGGGTTCGAGGCCGAACGCCGGGCGCGCGGCGTCAATCTGCTGATCGAACAGCAGGGGACCATGACGTTCGACGCCCCCGCCGGCCCCTTCACCATGAAGGCCTACGCCGACCGCATTGAGGTGGGCGCCACCGGCGCCGCCATCATGGACTTCAAGACCGGCGGCGTGCCCTCCGGCAAACAGGTCAAGGCGGGCTTTGCGCCCCAGCTGACCCTGACCGCCGCCATCCTGGCCGACGGCGGCTTCAAGGACACCAACGGCCCCGTCCCCGCCGACGAACTGACCTATGTCCGCGTCGTCGGGCGCAAGAAGGCGGGCGAGGTCGCGGTGCGCGCCGCCGGTCCCGAAGCCGCCGCGCTCGGCGAAGCAGCCCTCGAAGGACTGAAGAAACGGGTCGCCCGCTTCGATCATCCCGACACGCCCTATGTCTCCTGGGCCGCGCCCCAGTTCATGGGCAATTACGGGGGCAACTACGACCATCTGGCCCGCGTCTGGGAATGGCACGTCGTGGGCGGCGAGGAAGGCGACAGCGAATGA
- the addA gene encoding double-strand break repair helicase AddA → MNIATPHMSARPDPQIRAADPALSVFVTANAGSGKTTTLVSRVARLLLGGAGASAILCVTYTKAAAAEMQARLFETLGKWAVMDDAALSAELAKLDASDPARLNPARLSEARRLFARALETPGGLKIQTIHAFCEKLLRRFPIEAGVSPRFTVLENEAAVALSHTAREELARAALRDPEGPVGQAYSHFAVELDWGRFESLLAMIEAKRADLTDYVARVGDGSAPGPHALTGADPEQTPDDIESDFIRWLDRGEVRRMAELMAVGGKTDKDRAAELIYALDHEWSFHGLGVVFLTGTGSPRKSMATKQAPPDAGGWLTDLQAKYLATLDRVRAAKVAADTIKLLTLAVAHAAFYEAAKAERGALDFSDLVAKTVDLLTERSTAAWVLYKLDGGIDHVLIDEAQDTAPEQWAIMRALTGEFFSGEETDRTVFAVGDEKQSIYSFQGARPERLRQESQVYDALIRASGSAFEGVPLETSYRSTEDVLAFVDHAFADPERTRALVGEAGDIPRHLPARVGQRGSVDLWPLFMDEAPPERDAWDDPVDQEGVAGARKRMAAALAQEIRRQVETGATVYDRNSRQPRASGYGDFLILVRRRDATFEEIIRALKSAGVPVAGADRLKLSSHIVFDDLKALARFALFPGDDLSLAEVLRSPFCDVDEASLYDLAGREKRQGLWRELKDRADERPEWRRALELCLTARAARDGAPFAFFSTLLNRVDDTGVSGRARVLTRLGREAEEAIDETLNQVLAAENRGGTDLETCLALLEAADVEVKRELEGPRGEVRVMTVHGAKGLEAPVVILPDTTMKAKAQGPSLMPVALDAIGMGDGEAWLMCPGSSKEDCAASEAARAAREARVSDESLRLLYVALTRARDRVIVMGRGSKRAPEPGDWWSVIEETFDRLGDEVRTLDNNVRRYGVDLDLLPAVSAAAEARHEAPAWTRQTPARDAAARFASPSQMQEQKRIPAPSPLARGEGPGAGLGRFRRGDLIHRLLERLPDIAPSDRPDAAVRMLARERDLSDDQRAEMIGAAFAVLDDARFNPVFGPGSRAEVALTGSSPDLPSGVSISGRIDRLVVTPERVLVVDFKSNRPAPDHVEDADPAYVLQMAVYTAVLKRLYPDRTVEAALVWTDGPKLMAVPQSLMDAALSNAR, encoded by the coding sequence ATGAACATCGCCACTCCGCACATGAGCGCCCGCCCGGACCCGCAGATCCGCGCCGCCGATCCGGCCCTGTCGGTCTTCGTCACCGCCAACGCCGGCTCGGGCAAGACCACCACCCTGGTCAGCCGCGTGGCCCGCCTGCTGCTGGGCGGGGCCGGGGCCTCGGCCATCCTGTGCGTCACCTACACCAAGGCCGCCGCCGCCGAGATGCAGGCCCGCCTGTTCGAGACCCTGGGCAAGTGGGCGGTCATGGACGACGCCGCCCTGTCCGCCGAACTGGCCAAACTCGACGCCAGCGATCCCGCGAGGCTCAACCCCGCCCGCCTGTCCGAGGCGCGCCGCCTGTTCGCCCGCGCGCTGGAAACGCCCGGCGGGCTGAAGATCCAGACCATCCACGCCTTCTGCGAAAAGCTGCTGCGGCGCTTCCCCATCGAGGCGGGCGTCTCGCCGCGCTTCACCGTGCTGGAAAACGAAGCCGCCGTCGCCCTCAGCCACACCGCGCGCGAAGAACTGGCCCGCGCCGCGCTGAGAGACCCCGAGGGCCCGGTGGGTCAGGCCTATAGCCATTTCGCCGTCGAGCTGGACTGGGGCCGGTTCGAGAGCCTGCTGGCCATGATCGAGGCCAAGCGCGCCGACCTGACCGACTATGTCGCCCGCGTCGGCGACGGCTCGGCCCCCGGCCCGCACGCCCTGACCGGCGCCGATCCCGAACAGACGCCCGACGATATCGAGTCCGACTTCATCCGCTGGCTGGACCGGGGCGAAGTCCGCCGCATGGCCGAGCTGATGGCCGTCGGCGGCAAGACCGACAAGGACCGCGCCGCCGAACTGATCTACGCCCTCGATCACGAGTGGAGCTTCCACGGCCTCGGCGTCGTCTTCCTCACGGGGACGGGATCGCCACGCAAGTCGATGGCGACCAAGCAGGCCCCGCCCGACGCCGGCGGCTGGCTGACCGATCTTCAGGCCAAGTATCTGGCCACGTTGGACCGCGTGCGCGCCGCCAAGGTCGCCGCCGACACCATCAAGCTGCTGACGCTGGCCGTCGCCCACGCCGCCTTCTACGAGGCGGCCAAGGCCGAGCGCGGGGCGCTGGACTTCTCCGATCTGGTGGCGAAAACCGTCGACCTGCTGACCGAGCGCTCGACCGCCGCCTGGGTGCTCTACAAGCTGGACGGCGGCATCGACCACGTCCTGATCGACGAGGCCCAGGACACGGCCCCCGAGCAGTGGGCCATCATGCGCGCCCTGACCGGCGAGTTCTTCTCCGGCGAGGAAACCGACCGCACCGTCTTCGCCGTCGGCGACGAAAAGCAGTCGATCTACTCCTTCCAGGGCGCCCGGCCCGAACGGCTGCGGCAGGAATCCCAGGTCTATGACGCCCTGATCCGCGCCTCAGGTTCCGCCTTCGAGGGCGTGCCGCTGGAGACGTCGTATCGCTCGACCGAGGACGTGCTCGCCTTTGTCGATCACGCCTTCGCCGATCCCGAACGCACCCGCGCCCTGGTGGGCGAGGCGGGCGACATCCCCCGCCACCTGCCCGCCCGCGTCGGCCAGCGCGGCAGCGTCGATCTCTGGCCCCTGTTCATGGACGAGGCTCCGCCCGAGCGCGACGCCTGGGATGATCCCGTCGATCAGGAAGGCGTCGCCGGCGCGCGCAAACGCATGGCCGCCGCCCTGGCCCAGGAGATCAGGCGTCAGGTCGAGACCGGGGCGACCGTCTATGACCGCAACAGCCGCCAGCCGCGCGCCAGCGGCTACGGCGACTTCCTCATTCTGGTGCGCCGCCGCGACGCCACGTTTGAAGAGATCATCCGCGCCCTGAAGAGCGCGGGCGTGCCCGTCGCCGGGGCCGACCGGCTGAAACTGTCGAGCCACATCGTCTTCGACGACCTCAAGGCCCTGGCCCGCTTCGCCCTCTTCCCCGGCGACGACCTGTCGCTGGCGGAGGTGCTGCGCAGCCCCTTCTGCGACGTGGACGAGGCCTCGCTCTATGACCTGGCCGGGCGCGAGAAGCGTCAGGGCCTGTGGCGCGAACTCAAAGACCGCGCCGACGAACGCCCCGAATGGCGCCGGGCGCTGGAGCTGTGCCTGACCGCCCGCGCGGCGCGCGACGGCGCCCCCTTCGCCTTCTTCTCCACCCTGCTGAACCGGGTGGACGACACGGGCGTCTCGGGCCGCGCCCGTGTCCTGACCCGTCTGGGCCGCGAGGCCGAGGAGGCCATCGACGAGACCCTCAATCAGGTCCTGGCCGCCGAGAACCGGGGCGGGACCGATCTCGAAACCTGCCTCGCCCTGCTGGAAGCCGCCGACGTCGAGGTGAAGCGCGAGCTCGAAGGGCCGCGCGGCGAGGTCCGCGTCATGACCGTCCACGGCGCCAAAGGGCTGGAGGCGCCCGTCGTCATCCTGCCCGACACCACCATGAAGGCGAAGGCGCAAGGCCCCAGCCTGATGCCGGTCGCGCTCGACGCCATCGGCATGGGCGACGGCGAGGCCTGGCTGATGTGCCCCGGCTCCTCGAAGGAAGATTGCGCCGCCTCCGAGGCCGCCCGCGCCGCGCGCGAGGCCCGCGTCAGCGACGAATCCCTGCGCCTGCTCTACGTCGCCCTGACCCGCGCCCGCGACCGCGTCATCGTCATGGGACGCGGCTCCAAACGCGCCCCCGAACCCGGCGACTGGTGGTCGGTGATCGAGGAGACCTTCGACCGTCTCGGCGACGAGGTGCGGACGCTGGACAACAACGTCCGACGCTACGGCGTCGATCTCGACCTCCTGCCCGCCGTCAGCGCCGCAGCTGAAGCTCGCCACGAGGCCCCCGCGTGGACCCGGCAGACCCCCGCTCGCGACGCCGCCGCCCGCTTCGCCTCGCCGTCGCAGATGCAGGAGCAGAAGCGCATCCCCGCCCCCTCGCCCCTGGCGCGCGGCGAAGGTCCCGGCGCGGGTCTGGGCCGCTTCCGGCGCGGCGACCTGATCCACCGCCTGCTGGAACGCCTGCCTGACATCGCTCCGTCCGACCGACCCGACGCCGCCGTGCGGATGCTGGCCCGCGAACGCGACCTGTCCGACGATCAGCGCGCCGAGATGATCGGCGCCGCCTTCGCCGTGCTGGACGACGCCCGCTTCAATCCCGTCTTCGGCCCCGGCTCGCGCGCCGAGGTGGCCCTGACCGGGTCGTCGCCCGACCTGCCCTCCGGCGTCTCCATCTCGGGCCGCATCGACCGGCTGGTGGTCACGCCTGAAAGGGTGCTGGTGGTGGACTTCAAGTCCAACCGCCCGGCCCCCGATCACGTCGAGGACGCCGACCCCGCCTATGTGTTGCAGATGGCGGTCTATACGGCGGTGCTGAAGCGGCTCTACCCCGACCGCACGGTCGAGGCGGCCCTGGTCTGGACCGACGGACCGAAGCTGATGGCGGTGCCGCAGAGCCTGATGGACGCGGCTCTTTCAAATGCGCGTTGA
- the recQ gene encoding DNA helicase RecQ, producing the protein MLADPRRSASPAPLDLSAAREVLGRVWGHADFRGLQSQVVAEVLAGRDVMAVLPTGGGKSVCYQIPAILRRGVGLVVSPLIALMTDQVEALKQQGVAAARLDSGVPMEERSAIWRAARSGELDLLYVSPEGLAAGSMLERLSEIDLSLIAIDEAHCVSQWGHDFRPDYRSLGRLAEIFPGVPRIAVTATADARTREDILASLRLGEARVFVDSFARPNLQLSAERKINGSRARTDAAVVELVRERRGKSGVVYCGSRDGCERVAQTLRDAGTNAIAYHAGFDAKDRDKRLERFLAEDGAVMVATIAFGMGVDKPDVRFVIHADPPGSLEAYWQEIGRAGRDGEPAEGITLYGPSDIAWSLRRLEGRPMAEEVKQVQTRKVRQLFAMLDGAVCRPQAVRRYFGETDAQPCGVCDICGDPPATFDAIVPAQKALAAVQRLGERFGRTRVVDHLLGKTKDVQSWESNLSTWGIGADLSLTAWRDVIDHLLFEGLLVEDPNEGKPIIQLGDPEAVRAVYRGERPIQVRKAPVRVVEAERPRRNAGRNLAAEALDTDVRARFEVLRAWRRDRAAEQHVPPYVIFQDKTLVEIALSEPRNLDALGRISGVGAGKLERYGKGVLEALRGTD; encoded by the coding sequence ATGCTCGCTGACCCCCGCCGTTCCGCCTCCCCCGCTCCGCTTGACCTGAGCGCCGCGCGCGAGGTTCTGGGGCGGGTCTGGGGCCATGCCGATTTTCGCGGGCTGCAGTCCCAGGTCGTGGCCGAGGTTCTGGCCGGGCGCGACGTCATGGCCGTGCTGCCGACCGGCGGCGGCAAGAGCGTCTGCTATCAAATCCCGGCCATCCTGCGCCGCGGCGTCGGTCTGGTGGTGTCGCCGCTGATCGCCCTGATGACCGATCAGGTCGAGGCCCTGAAGCAGCAGGGCGTGGCCGCCGCCCGCCTCGATTCCGGCGTGCCGATGGAGGAGCGTTCCGCCATCTGGCGCGCCGCCCGCTCCGGCGAACTGGACCTGCTCTATGTCTCGCCCGAAGGTCTGGCCGCCGGCTCCATGCTGGAACGCCTGTCCGAGATCGACCTCAGCCTGATCGCCATCGACGAGGCCCACTGCGTCTCTCAGTGGGGCCACGACTTCCGCCCCGACTATCGCTCGCTGGGTCGTCTGGCCGAGATCTTCCCCGGCGTCCCGCGCATCGCCGTCACCGCCACCGCCGACGCCCGCACCCGCGAAGACATCCTCGCCTCGCTGCGTCTGGGCGAGGCCCGCGTCTTCGTCGACAGCTTCGCCCGCCCCAACCTGCAACTGTCCGCCGAGCGCAAGATCAACGGCAGCCGCGCCCGCACCGACGCCGCCGTGGTCGAGCTGGTGCGCGAGCGGCGCGGCAAGTCGGGCGTGGTCTATTGCGGCAGCCGCGACGGCTGCGAGCGCGTGGCCCAGACCCTGCGCGACGCCGGGACCAACGCCATCGCCTATCACGCCGGCTTCGACGCCAAGGACCGCGACAAGCGGCTGGAGCGCTTCCTGGCCGAGGACGGCGCGGTCATGGTCGCCACCATCGCCTTCGGCATGGGGGTGGACAAGCCCGACGTCCGCTTCGTCATCCACGCCGATCCGCCCGGTTCGCTGGAAGCCTACTGGCAGGAAATCGGCCGCGCCGGACGCGACGGCGAACCCGCCGAGGGCATCACCCTCTATGGCCCCTCCGACATCGCCTGGTCCCTGCGCCGCCTCGAAGGCCGGCCGATGGCCGAGGAGGTCAAGCAGGTTCAGACCCGCAAGGTGCGCCAGCTGTTCGCCATGCTGGACGGCGCCGTCTGCCGCCCTCAGGCCGTGCGCCGCTACTTCGGCGAGACCGACGCGCAACCGTGCGGCGTCTGCGACATCTGCGGCGACCCGCCCGCCACGTTCGACGCTATCGTGCCGGCGCAAAAGGCTCTGGCGGCGGTGCAGCGTCTGGGCGAACGCTTTGGTCGGACCCGCGTCGTCGACCACCTGCTGGGCAAGACCAAGGACGTCCAATCGTGGGAGTCGAACCTGTCCACCTGGGGCATCGGCGCCGACCTGTCCCTGACCGCCTGGCGCGACGTCATCGACCACCTGCTGTTCGAGGGCCTGCTGGTGGAGGACCCGAACGAGGGCAAGCCCATCATCCAGTTGGGCGATCCCGAGGCCGTCCGCGCCGTCTACCGCGGCGAGCGCCCGATCCAGGTGCGCAAGGCGCCCGTTCGCGTGGTCGAGGCCGAACGCCCGCGCCGCAACGCGGGCCGCAACCTGGCCGCCGAGGCGCTGGACACGGACGTCCGCGCCCGTTTCGAGGTCCTGCGCGCCTGGCGCCGCGATCGCGCCGCCGAACAGCACGTCCCGCCCTATGTCATCTTCCAGGACAAGACCCTGGTCGAGATCGCCCTCAGCGAGCCGCGCAACCTCGACGCGCTCGGCCGCATCTCCGGCGTCGGCGCCGGCAAGCTGGAACGCTACGGCAAGGGTGTGCTGGAGGCCCTGCGCGGGACGGACTGA
- the trxA gene encoding thioredoxin TrxA, giving the protein MATVKVTDESFDADVLKSSTPVLVDFWAEWCGPCKQIGPALEQIADELSGKVTIAKINIDDSPMTPSKMGVKGIPTLMLFKDGQLASMKVGAMPKGKIVEWLAEAGVKAD; this is encoded by the coding sequence ATGGCGACTGTCAAAGTCACCGACGAAAGCTTCGACGCCGACGTCCTGAAGTCCTCGACCCCCGTCCTGGTAGACTTCTGGGCCGAGTGGTGCGGCCCCTGCAAGCAGATCGGCCCGGCCCTGGAACAGATCGCCGACGAACTGTCGGGCAAGGTGACGATCGCCAAGATCAACATCGACGACAGCCCCATGACCCCCTCCAAGATGGGCGTCAAAGGCATCCCGACCCTGATGCTGTTCAAGGACGGCCAACTGGCCTCGATGAAGGTCGGCGCCATGCCCAAGGGCAAGATCGTCGAATGGCTGGCCGAAGCCGGCGTCAAGGCCGACTGA
- a CDS encoding S41 family peptidase: MKRFLATGAACLAIAGAAQAQPQDAPAEAPKPMDLPRDWSATLTQDATGLHDIMIDSHPGVHDRLNPAFKPRLDEGLTVALERAKTTTDAGGWWWALRAYVASFEDGHVGISVTQPNYGFATRWPGFLTLYRGADQVVADRDAADAATPPLGARLIDCDGVAADKLAEERIGQFRGRWFLEAQRVLYGDWQFLSAQNPWIREMSQCRFESDGATRTYALNWRATPDDLSARRTRLAQSAWPDFGLKHFDDGGFWISTPSFNGDPSSETHAELTALIADMKAKQDALRLAPYVVLDLRGNGGGSSHWSQLMAQVLWGDDWMIAHPEPAIEAVEWRASDGNIAQIAGFLEQLRASNGSPEYIEWAESAVNGMKAAQAAGEVYWRSANEPQAEDAAPPPAAPQLMAGRVYVLTDARCGSACLDAVDLWKTAGALQVGRETSADTVYMEIREADLPSGLAQIAVPMKVYRGRARGNNEPQKPSYIIDGDMTDDAALLAAIRRLQPG, from the coding sequence ATGAAGCGGTTTCTGGCGACGGGCGCGGCCTGTCTGGCGATAGCGGGCGCGGCGCAGGCCCAGCCTCAGGACGCCCCGGCCGAGGCGCCCAAGCCCATGGACCTGCCGCGCGACTGGTCCGCGACCCTGACGCAGGACGCGACCGGCCTGCACGACATCATGATCGACAGCCATCCCGGCGTGCACGACCGCCTCAACCCGGCCTTCAAGCCCCGGCTGGACGAGGGCCTGACCGTGGCGCTGGAACGGGCGAAGACGACCACCGACGCCGGCGGCTGGTGGTGGGCGCTGCGGGCCTATGTCGCCTCCTTCGAGGACGGTCACGTCGGCATCAGCGTCACCCAGCCCAACTACGGCTTCGCCACCCGCTGGCCCGGCTTCCTGACCCTCTATCGCGGCGCCGATCAGGTGGTGGCCGACCGCGACGCCGCCGACGCGGCGACCCCGCCGCTGGGCGCCCGGCTGATCGACTGTGACGGCGTGGCCGCCGACAAACTGGCCGAAGAGCGCATCGGCCAGTTCCGGGGCCGCTGGTTCCTCGAGGCCCAGCGCGTCCTCTACGGCGACTGGCAGTTCCTCAGCGCCCAGAACCCCTGGATCCGCGAAATGAGCCAGTGCCGGTTCGAAAGCGACGGCGCGACCCGGACCTACGCCCTGAACTGGCGCGCCACGCCCGACGATCTGAGCGCCCGCCGCACCCGGCTGGCCCAGAGCGCCTGGCCCGACTTCGGCCTGAAGCATTTCGACGACGGCGGCTTCTGGATCTCGACGCCCTCGTTCAACGGCGATCCCTCCAGCGAAACCCACGCCGAACTGACCGCCCTGATCGCCGACATGAAGGCCAAGCAGGACGCCCTGCGCCTGGCCCCCTATGTGGTGCTGGACCTGCGCGGCAACGGCGGCGGCTCCTCGCACTGGAGCCAGTTGATGGCCCAGGTCCTGTGGGGCGACGACTGGATGATCGCCCATCCCGAACCGGCGATCGAGGCGGTGGAGTGGCGCGCTTCGGACGGCAATATCGCCCAGATCGCCGGCTTCCTGGAGCAACTTCGCGCTTCGAACGGCTCGCCCGAATATATCGAGTGGGCCGAGAGCGCGGTGAACGGCATGAAGGCGGCCCAGGCCGCCGGCGAGGTCTATTGGCGCAGCGCCAACGAGCCGCAAGCCGAGGACGCCGCCCCGCCGCCGGCCGCGCCGCAGCTGATGGCGGGCCGGGTCTATGTCCTGACCGACGCCCGTTGCGGCTCGGCCTGTCTGGACGCCGTCGATCTGTGGAAGACGGCGGGCGCGCTCCAGGTCGGACGCGAGACCTCGGCCGACACCGTCTACATGGAGATCCGTGAAGCCGACCTGCCCAGCGGTCTGGCCCAGATCGCCGTGCCGATGAAGGTCTATCGCGGACGCGCGCGCGGCAACAACGAGCCGCAGAAGCCGTCCTACATCATCGACGGCGACATGACCGACGACGCGGCCCTGCTGGCCGCGATCCGGCGGCTGCAACCCGGCTGA